The DNA sequence GCGGATTGAGAATGAAGACGGTGAAGTCATCGAGGCAGAACAATATAGTGTAGACAACACTTCCATGACATTGCGTTTGCCACATTTAGAAAACGGGGAGTATACGGTTTATTGGCAAATTCTTGCGCTTGATACTCACGTAACAGATGGTTCATTCCGATTTTTTGTAGAGGTTGAAGAGCTAGTAGAACCAGAAGTTGAAGAACCGGTTGTAGATATAGTAGAAGAACCAGAAGTGGAAGAGGATGTACAAGAAGAACCCTTGGTTGATGAAGAGCAGCAAGACCAAGAAATTCTTGAAGAAGAACAAGAACAAAGCTGGCCTCTGTTCAGCCGGATCAATATGGGTTTACGAATTATTGAAATTGTAACAGTGATGTTCCTTGGAGGTTGGATATTTTTTCAAGGATTTTTATGGAGAAAAGAAGGAGTGTCATTGCTTGAGGACCAACACCGTTATCCTCTCTTTGAGAAACGATTGTTCTTACTCGGATTCCTTTTAATTTTAATGACGAGTGTCGGACACCTTGCTTCGCGGTCATTCCATTTAACACAGACCACGATATCAGACCCGTTTTTATGGGAAACATTATGGTTGCTTTTGACGACGACAATCATTGGAAAGGTTTGCCTACTTAAGCCAATCCTTGCAGGTGTAGTGTATATGTTGTCCTTACGGAAAAATCCAATACGATGGCTTCAAGTGCTTCTCCTTATCGGCCTACTCGTTACATTTGGATATACAGGGCATGCTTATCACTCTGAAAAAATTGGTACACACACGATTCATATGCTCGCCATTGTCATTTGGTTTGGTGGGTTACTTGGGTTTGTGGTTTCGTCGTTCTTAGTCAAGAAAAACGAAGAATCCCTTCTATTTATTCATAAAAGATTAAAGATATTTTCAACAATTGCCTTAGTATCAGTAGTCATCATAACATTGACAGGTTTATTTCTTAGCAATGTATATCTTGAATCATGGGGCGATTTGATTGGCACCCAATACGGGCAAATTCTTCTTTGGAAGGTTGGCATATTTGCTCTCGTCATTCCAATTGCAGTTGCCCATCGGTTCCTTTGGTTACCGAAGCTTGGAATACTAGATACTGCTGAAGAGAAGGAAGGGCAAGTAAAGAAACTGTTTTTCGGATTAAGGCTGGAACTCGTATTGGTCATTATTGTATTGGTCATTGCGGGAATGCTAACGACAGCATCACCGCCTGCAGACATTCACGGTGAAAATCACTATTATTATCATTAAGTTGGAGTTGGCCAAAGCCAGTTATGCATCGCAGGTATTAAGTGCGGTGCATTTTTTATAAGGTTTACAATTCTTCCTTGTTAGCGTCATGCGTTCTTGTTTTCTTATAGCGATGAACGACCCATTCAAAAAAGAAAACAAGGGCAAGGAAACTAAATAGCATGACATAAAAATTTGTAAATACTGTGCCTTTTGTTACTAACGCATAAAAATAACTTAGTACAAATAAAACAAGTAAATAAATAAGAAATTTGATCATGTATTTACACTCCTTAAGACTGTATAAGATATTCTTTTATCTCTTATACTAACATAAATTACCAAGCAGCTTATAATGTAGACTAATAAAATAGATACTGTTGACGAAAGAAACATACTAGTGATACTTTAATACATGATAAAATGAACGGAGAAGAGTGTAGGGAGAGGATTACATGGCAAATGTTTATCATAATATGAGTGAATTGGTTGGAAGAACACCTTTAGTACTTTTGCAAAGAGTGGTACCTGAAGGAGCAGCGAAAGTATATGTGAAACTTGAATATTTTAATCCATCAGGAAGTGTGAAAGATAGAGCAGCTTATAATTTAATTGCTGCCGCTGAGGAAAAGGGATTAATAAAACCTGGCGATACGATTATTGAACCGACTAGTGGAAATACAGGAATTGGTTTAGCGATGATGTGTGCCGCAAAAGGCTATAACTCGATTTTTATTATGCCAGACAATTCCTCTAAAGAACGAATCAACTTGCTAAAAGCATATGGAGCAGAAGTATACTTAACTCCAGCAAATGAGAGAATGCCTGGTGCGATTGCTAAAGCAATAGAGCTAAAGGAAAAAACACCTGGTGGTTTTATTCCACAGCAATTTGAAAATCCGGCGAATCCTGATATTCATAGAACAACTACGGCTATAGAAATTCTAGAACAGATGAACAATCAGCTAGATGCCTTTGTAGCAACTTCCGGAACAGGAGGTACGATTACAGGAACAGGGGAAACATTGCGTGAGCATCTCCCGAACATTCATATTGCAGTAGTCGAACCAAAAGGGTCGCCTGTGCTTTCAGGAGGCGAGCCAGGCCCGCATAAGCTAGTGGGAACAAGCCCAGGATTTGTCCCAGAAATTTTAAACACTGATGTGTACGATGTAATTATTCAAATCGCTGACGAAGATGCGATAACAACAATAAGAGACCTTGCAAGACTCGAAGGAATCCTAGTCGGCCCATCTGCAGGTGCATCCGTTTTTGCCGCAATTGAAGTCGCAAAAAAGCTAGGACCAGATAAAACAGTCGTTTGTATTGCACCAGATACAGGTGAACGTTACCTTAGCATGAATTTGTTCGGGGACGAAGAGTAAATGAAGAGAGGGGTCACACCAAAGGTTTTTTCTTTGGTGTGACCCTTTGTTCGTAACGTAAAGGACACACGATCCCTTATTTTCTCTAAATCTATTGTTTTTCTATTCTATCGAACTCAGATGCACTTATTTCAATAAAATCATAGGTGAATTTGCTGTTTTTGTTAAAATAGCGGAACGTGTGTCCGTTACGTCTAAAAAAATCTGCTTTTTTGCTAATATAAGGTCTTCT is a window from the Bacillus alkalicellulosilyticus genome containing:
- the cysK gene encoding cysteine synthase A, giving the protein MANVYHNMSELVGRTPLVLLQRVVPEGAAKVYVKLEYFNPSGSVKDRAAYNLIAAAEEKGLIKPGDTIIEPTSGNTGIGLAMMCAAKGYNSIFIMPDNSSKERINLLKAYGAEVYLTPANERMPGAIAKAIELKEKTPGGFIPQQFENPANPDIHRTTTAIEILEQMNNQLDAFVATSGTGGTITGTGETLREHLPNIHIAVVEPKGSPVLSGGEPGPHKLVGTSPGFVPEILNTDVYDVIIQIADEDAITTIRDLARLEGILVGPSAGASVFAAIEVAKKLGPDKTVVCIAPDTGERYLSMNLFGDEE
- a CDS encoding copper resistance CopC/CopD family protein: MKLQWRIVFLALAVGMLLFPSFVGAHSYMELSSPQEDSTVDESPSGVWVQFTEPIETDLSQLRIENEDGEVIEAEQYSVDNTSMTLRLPHLENGEYTVYWQILALDTHVTDGSFRFFVEVEELVEPEVEEPVVDIVEEPEVEEDVQEEPLVDEEQQDQEILEEEQEQSWPLFSRINMGLRIIEIVTVMFLGGWIFFQGFLWRKEGVSLLEDQHRYPLFEKRLFLLGFLLILMTSVGHLASRSFHLTQTTISDPFLWETLWLLLTTTIIGKVCLLKPILAGVVYMLSLRKNPIRWLQVLLLIGLLVTFGYTGHAYHSEKIGTHTIHMLAIVIWFGGLLGFVVSSFLVKKNEESLLFIHKRLKIFSTIALVSVVIITLTGLFLSNVYLESWGDLIGTQYGQILLWKVGIFALVIPIAVAHRFLWLPKLGILDTAEEKEGQVKKLFFGLRLELVLVIIVLVIAGMLTTASPPADIHGENHYYYH